In a single window of the Ficedula albicollis isolate OC2 chromosome 13, FicAlb1.5, whole genome shotgun sequence genome:
- the ETF1 gene encoding eukaryotic peptide chain release factor subunit 1, with protein sequence MISLIIPPKDQISRVAKMLADEFGTASNIKSRVNRLSVLGAITSVQQRLKLYNKVPPNGLVVYCGTIVTEEGKEKKVNIDFEPFKPINTSLYLCDNKFHTEALTALLSDDSKFGFIVIDGSGALFGTLQGNTREVLHKFTVDLPKKHGRGGQSALRFARLRMEKRHNYVRKVAETAVQLFISGDKVNVAGLVLAGSADFKTELSQSDMFDQRLQSKVLKLVDISYGGENGFNQAIELSTEVLSNVKFIQEKKLIGRYFDEISQDTGKYCFGVEDTLKALEMGAVEILIVYENLDIMRYVLHCQGTEEEKILYLTPEQEKDKSHFTDKETGQEHELIESMPLLEWFANNYKKFGATLEIVTDKSQEGSQFVKGFGGIGGILRYRVDFQGMEYQGGDDEFFDLDDY encoded by the exons ATGATCTCGTTGATCATTCCCCCCAAAGACCAGATCTCACGAGTGGCAAAAATGTTAGCGGACGAGTTTGGCACTGCCTCCAACATAAAGTCAAGAGTGAATCGCCTTTCAGTTCTGGGAGCCATTACATCTGTACAGCAAAGACTGAAACTCTATAACAAAG TACCTCCAAATGGTCTGGTTGTTTACTGTGGAACAATTGtgacagaagaaggaaaagagaagaaagtcaACATTGATTTTGAACCTTTCAAACCAATCAATACGTCGTTGTACTTGTGTGACAACAAATTCCACACGGAG GCCCTGACAGCGCTGCTCTCTGACGACAGCAAGTTTGGCTTTATTGTAATAGACGGCAGCGGGGCCCTCTTTGGAACTCTGCAAGGAAACACACGGGAAGTGCTGCACAAATTCACTGTGGATCTTCCAAAGAAGCACG gcagaggaggccAGTCCGCCCTGCGCTTCGCCCGCCTGCGCATGGAGAAGCGGCACAACTACGTGCGCAAGGTGGCCGAGACGGCCGTGCAGCTCTTCATCTCCGGGGACAAGGTCAACGTGGCCGGGCTCGTCCTGGCCGGCTCGGCCGACTTCAAAACCGAGCTCAGCCAGTCCGACATGTTCGATCAG CGGTTGCAATCCAAAGTGCTCAAACTAGTTGATATTTCGTATGGAGGAGAAAATGGCTTCAATCAAGCGATTGAGTTGTCAACCGAGGTCCTCTCCAATGTGAAATTCATCCAAGAGAAGAAGCTAATAG gacGATACTTCGATGAGAtcagccaggacacagggaagtACTGCTTTGGTGTGGAAGATACACTAAAAGCTCTGGAAATGGGAGCAGTAGAGATCCTGATAGTCTATGAGAACCTGGATATCATGAGATACGTCCTGCACTGCCAAGGCACGGAGG AGGAGAAGATCCTGTATTTGACACCAGAGCAAGAGAAGGATAAATCCCACTTCACAGACAAGGAG ACTGGGCAGGAACATGAACTCATAGAAAGTATGCCACTCCTGGAGTGGTTTGCAAACAACTACAAGAAATTTGGAGCAACATTGGAAATTGTTACAGACAAATCACAAGAAGGATCCCAATTTGTGAAAGGATTTGGAGGAATTGGAG GTATCTTGCGGTACCGGGTGGATTTCCAGGGCATGGAATACCAAGGAGGAGACGATGAATTTTTTGACCTTGATGACTACTAG